The following proteins come from a genomic window of Sphingobium cloacae:
- a CDS encoding DUF4142 domain-containing protein, producing the protein MKTQTSIFAIALAALALGGCGKKSEPVPNETVAAPTNGLNAVESAPVPENADQAFANAAAASDMFEVESSRLAEINSQSASVKKFAEAMIKAHTDSTAELTEAAGKATPAIVPKLLLTPEQQQALDSLKDKKGADFDAAYIAAQRKGHEETLDKLKAYAENGEVPALKAFAAKLVPVVTEHLNMAKALKS; encoded by the coding sequence ATGAAGACGCAAACCAGCATATTCGCGATAGCATTGGCGGCCCTGGCTCTGGGAGGGTGCGGCAAGAAAAGCGAACCGGTGCCCAATGAAACCGTGGCCGCCCCGACGAACGGCCTCAATGCCGTCGAGAGCGCCCCCGTCCCGGAAAATGCGGACCAGGCCTTCGCCAACGCGGCTGCGGCGAGCGATATGTTCGAGGTGGAAAGCTCCAGACTGGCGGAAATCAACAGCCAGTCGGCGTCGGTGAAGAAGTTCGCCGAAGCGATGATCAAGGCCCATACGGATTCCACCGCCGAACTCACGGAAGCCGCCGGCAAAGCCACCCCCGCGATCGTGCCCAAGCTGTTGCTCACCCCTGAACAACAGCAGGCCCTTGATTCGCTCAAGGACAAGAAAGGCGCGGACTTCGACGCCGCCTATATTGCCGCGCAGCGCAAGGGCCATGAGGAAACGCTCGACAAGCTCAAAGCCTATGCCGAAAATGGCGAGGTTCCGGCGCTCAAGGCGTTCGCAGCCAAGCTTGTGCCCGTGGTGACGGAGCATCTCAACATGGCCAAGGCCCTGAAATCCTAG
- a CDS encoding universal stress protein, translated as MTDAIPRRILLATDLSCRCDRALDRAVQLAREWSAELIAATVIEPGPADFLEPRASSWRRQASPEERMHRRLARDVASVADNIRVVIETGDPAAKLIEVAERENCDLIVTGIARDETFGRMILGNTASRLVRGAAIPVLVVRDRPAGAYRKIVVATDLSETALQATLAAGVFFPTAALTLFHGYDIPYAGYLSDRDFAPESHAKADEVRTQLRHESRIGDALYERLDVVVEHGAPEILIGDYVEDNHADLTVVGSRGRGLLFDAFIGSMDKRLSDALEGDLLIVPGVAEKG; from the coding sequence ATGACGGATGCCATCCCCCGACGCATACTCCTCGCCACCGATCTTAGTTGCCGGTGCGACCGCGCGCTGGACCGCGCCGTGCAACTGGCGCGGGAGTGGTCGGCGGAACTGATCGCGGCCACGGTGATCGAACCGGGGCCAGCCGATTTCCTGGAGCCGCGCGCCTCGTCTTGGCGGCGGCAGGCCAGCCCGGAAGAACGGATGCATCGGCGCCTGGCGCGCGATGTCGCCAGCGTCGCCGACAATATTCGCGTGGTGATTGAAACGGGCGACCCTGCCGCCAAGCTGATCGAGGTGGCGGAGCGGGAGAATTGCGACCTCATCGTCACAGGCATCGCGCGCGACGAAACGTTCGGGCGGATGATCCTGGGCAATACCGCCAGTCGGCTGGTTCGCGGCGCCGCCATTCCCGTGCTGGTGGTTCGCGATCGTCCGGCAGGTGCCTATCGCAAGATCGTGGTTGCGACCGATCTGTCCGAAACGGCGCTTCAGGCGACGCTCGCGGCGGGCGTTTTCTTCCCCACGGCGGCGCTCACGCTCTTCCACGGATATGACATTCCCTATGCCGGCTATCTCTCCGACCGCGATTTCGCGCCGGAATCGCATGCCAAGGCCGATGAAGTCAGGACGCAGCTTCGCCATGAAAGCCGCATCGGCGACGCCCTGTACGAAAGACTGGATGTCGTCGTGGAACATGGCGCGCCCGAAATCCTGATCGGCGATTATGTCGAGGACAATCATGCCGACCTGACCGTCGTGGGAAGCCGGGGCCGGGGCCTGTTGTTCGATGCGTTCATCGGCAGTATGGACAAGCGGCTCTCCGATGCGCTGGAGGGCGATCTTCTCATCGTTCCGGGCGTGGCGGAGAAAGGCTAG